TGCAGGCAGACCTGCATGCCTTTTTCTGCCGCCAGGCGACCAAGCGTATTGTAGCCTTCCGCAACCTGTTGCCACTCTTGTTCGCTAAAGCACGGTTTCGCATTGCCAAGAATCGGTTTTTCCAGACCCTGGATGCTGCCGCTCTGCTCGGAACAGCCAATCACTTTTGCGCCCATCGCATGAAGGAAGTTCATGTGGTTGACGAATTCATCAATGGTTTTTTCCCGCTGCCCGTCGGCAAAAAAAGTACTAAACCAGGCGTTGCAAATCTGAATGCCGCGGATATCCAGCATCGGCTTGAGAACCGCCGGATCGCGTGGATATTTGCTGCCGACTTCACTACCGGTAAAGCCTGCCAGCGCCATTTCGCTGACGATTTGCTGGAAAGTATTTTCGCTGCCCAGCTCCGGCATGTCGTCGTTAGTCCAACCAATCGGGGCGATAGCCAGTTTCACGTTATCTTTGTTCATAGTAGGGGGCTCCTGCCGCTACGCCTTATCGGCGCAGCAATTCACGTTCGATGAGTTCACGGGTTTCCACTGCCTGGTATTTCATTTTTTCCGGGTAGCCGAACAGAGAGGTAGCCACAATCGGCTCACCGCCGACCTTGAAGGTCTGCTCGGCAAATTTCATGTCGCGCAAGGTACGGAACAGCGCGTCGAAATCGACATCCCCTTCCCCGACGCCCACGTGCTGGTGAACGACGGCATCCACTCCCGGCGGATTAACGATATAGCGGCAATGTTTTGTATGGTTGCGGGTATCAGCAATCAGCACATGAGAAAGATCGCTTCCCGCGTAGCGCAGCATCTTCTCAACGTCACCCACACCTTTGTCATAGAAGAAGGTATGCGGAACGCTGTAGACGTACTTAACGTTATCGCTACGGAACGACTTCACAATATCGACGGTTTCGTTGTTCTCTTCGCAGAAGTCCCACGGATGCGCCTGGATTTCAACGCGGATACCTTCACGTTCAAAAATCGGCAATAGCTCTTCCATGGAGCGATAGAACATCTCATCGCAAATCTCTGGCTGATTAGGATCGCCGGAGAACTCGGTGTTGATCACCTGTACACCCATTTCAACCGCAATTTCGATCAGTCGTTTCCAGTTTTTCACTGCAGCCTGACGGCGCAGCTCATCCGGACCGGACCAGCGATAAACGCAGATAAATGAAGAGAGCTCCACGCCGGTTTCACGCAGCGCCTGCTTGTACTCAGCCATAATCTCCCGGCTGGCACGCGGGTGCTTGTAAAACGGGTTAATCTGCGGATGCGGCGATTGTTCAATGTACTTGTAGCCCCACTCCGCCACCTGGTGGACCATCCGGGTGACCCCGAGGTCTTTAATTACATCAACATCAAAGGCAATTTTCATCGTCGTTACCTGTGCAAAGAAATTCCGTCAGCGAAGCGTGCTTAGCTTTTGTAGAACGCCGGGCACTCCGGTAGCGTCACTTTTACCGGCTCGCTGGTGCCCTGTGCCTTAATACAGGCGTCGGCAGCGACGGATGCGGCATAGCCATCCCAGGCCGATGGGCCATGCAGTTGGCCCGCCTGAACATCATTGATGAAGGCTTGCAATTCAACGTCATAGGCTTTGATAAAGCGGTCTTTCCAGTCGACCAGAATGGCGGTCGACAGGTTAGCGGATTTACGCATCTGCACCGCTGACGGCTCAGGCAGGCGAGCAATACCGGTTTCCCCGACCACTTCACACTGGATGTCATAGCCGTACTGGCAGTTCACAAACACTTCAACATCGATCAGGGTGCCTTTCTTGGTTTCGAACGACACAATCTGCGGATCTTTCAGGCGCGCGTGAGTGTGTGAAGTTGAGCGCGGGAAGCGCACCTGCACCGAAAGATAATCATCGTCCAGCAGCCAGCGCAGAACGTCCAGTTCGTGGATCAGGGTGTTAGTTATCGCCATATCGGTGGTGTAGTTTTCGCCCACTGACTGGTTACGGTGCGCACAGCGCAGCATCAGCGGCGCGCCGATATCACCGTCATCAATCACTTTTTTCAGCGCCAGATAGCCTTCGTCATAAGGGCGCATAAACCCAACCTGCACCAGACGACGACCGGCTTTCATTTCCGCATCAACAATACGACGGCAGCCTTCGGCGCTCATCGCCAGCGGCTTCTCGCAGAACACTGGCTTACCGGCGGCGATAGCGGCCAGGGTGTACTCTTCATGGGTTGGGTCCCAGGAAGTGACCAGGATGGCGTCCACATCGCTGGCCTTAATGACGTCATGACCGTCTGCGTACACTTCTGCGTGTACGCCCGGCAGTGCGACCGAAGCACGCGCGTTCTCTTCGTTGATATCCGAAACCGCTACCACAGTAGCGCCCTGTAATACCTGAGTGCAGCGGCGGATATGTTCTTTACCGATAGCGCCGGCACCGATGACACCTAATTTGAGTGACATAGTTGGTTTTCTCCCGAGATTTGTAGGGTTCAGGGTTTGTGTTCTGTTTTAGTAATCCCGCGCCTGAGCGCGTTTTTCATTAATCATTTCGGCCACTTTGCGGATCCGCTCGGACAGCGCAGACTGCGCGACGCCGACGTTCCACCAGCTGCCGTATTTGTGCACCATGGTTTTCGGCAGCACTTTTATGTCGATCAGGGTGCTGACGGTTTCGCGGCGCGCGGCATCCAGCGCATGGCGTAGTTCATCCAGCGTCGTGACGCGCCAGGTTTTGCAGCCGTAGCCGGACGCGACGGTGGCGAAATCCACCGGTACCAGGCCGCCCTGCAGCTGGCCAGACTCGGCGCAGCGGAAGCGGAATTCGGTGCCGAAGCTGTCCATTCCATGTTCCATTTGCAGGTTGTTAATACAGCCGTTAGCCATGTTGTCGAGCAGCACGATATTGATCTTCGCGCGCTCCTGCAGGGAGGTCACCAGCTCGGAGTGCAGCATCATGAACGAGCCGTCGCCGACCAGTGAATAGACCTCACTTTGCGGCTGGGCTAACTTCACGCCTAGCGCGGCGCTGACTTCATAGCCCATGCAGGAGTAGCCGTACTCCACGTGATAAGTGTTGGTTGCCCGGTTACGCCAGACGCGCTGCAGGTCTCCCGGCAGGCTTCCCGCCGCCGCCACAATCACTGCATCCGCCGGTAGCGTTTCATTTAACACGCCGAGAACGCTACTTTGCGTCAGGGTGGAGTCGGTTATCTGGCGGAATTCGCGATACACCGATTCACGATCCAGATGGTCGTCAATTTCCGGTACAAAAGATTTTTCCTGCCACACCGCCTGGTAAACGCGCTGAGTCTCTTTCAACTGGCGGCTCTGTACGCTTTCGATCTGCTCGCCCCACGCGGCCTGCCAGGTGTCGCCGGACAGGGCGTCATCCAGGGCGTCGAGGGCTTCACGGGCATCCGCCAGCATCGGAATACCATCGAGCTTCCAGGCATCGAAGTTGCTGACGTTAATATTGAGGAAGCGCACGCCCGGATGCTGGAAAATCCATTTCGACGAGGTGGTAAAATCGCTGAAACGCGTACCGAGGCCGATGACTAAATCTGCCTCTTTCGCCAGCAGGTTCGCCGCCAGGCAGCCGGTTTCACCGACGCCGCCAACGTTAAACGGATGCGAAGAGACCACGCTGCCCTTCCCGGCCTGAGTTTCGGCAAACGGAACGCCATAACGCTCGGCAAAACGGGTCAACGCCTCGCCTGCACCGGAGTATTTCACCCCGCCGCCGCAGACGATCAGCGGCTTACGGCTGGCTTTAATCGCCGCAACCGCATCCGCTAGCTGCGCGGCGCTGGCCGGGCGACGGTCAAGACGATGTACGCGACGGGTAAAGAAGGACTCTGGATAATCCCAGGCTTCCCCCTGGACATCCTGCGGCAGGCAGAGCGTCACCGCGCCGGTTTCCGCCGGGTCGGTCAGCACGCGCATCGCGCTCACGCAGGCGCTCATCAGCTGTTCCGGGCGGGTAATGCGATCCCAGTATTTGCTCACTGCACGAAACGCGTCGTTGGTAGTAATGCTCAGGTCATGACTCTGTTCAATTTGCTGTAAAACAGGATCCGGCTGGCGAGTGGCGAACACATCGCCAGGCAGTAGCAGCAGAGGGATACGGTTGGCGGTAGCGGTTGCAGCAGCGGTAATCATGTTCGCCGCGCCGGGGCCGATAGAAGAGGTGCAGGCAATTATCTGACGGCGCAGGGACTGTCTGGCAAAACCGGTCGCGGCATGCGCCATCCCTTGCTCGTTTCGCCCCTGATAGACCCGCATTTCACCGCTATCTTGCTCCAGGGCCTGACCCAGCCCCAGAACGTTGCCGTGACCAAAGATAGCAAAGATGCCTTTTACGAATTTATGCTCTTCACCATCAACTTCCAGGTACTGGTTATCCAGGAACTTCACCAGCGCCTGCGCCATTGTCAGTCTCAGTTTGCCCATGTTGCCCAATCCTTATTGTTCAGTATTTGTGTGTGGGTTAGCGCCTTGACCCTGTGCAACAATACGGCTGATGACAGAGCGAAATCGTTAACGTCACTGGAATACTTTTGGATTATAGGCAAACATTTTTTTCATTAAATAGAAATACAGAAAAAATATTTCATTTTGCGAGAGGGATCAAACTCTCCATGCATTTCACCCGTTTCATTGCCATTATTCATATGGGGTGACGCCCGAGCAACGGGGCTTCGCGTTTAATATCCCTTTAAAAATCATAGATAAAGAAACACGATACCCGTATACCCTCGCAAACTTCAGTCACAGCACAGGATCCACAGTAGAATGAGGCTCAGCGCGGCATAGTGGTAGATCCCTCACATTTTTGGTTTTTTAATTTCGATCTAGTTTGCAAATGAAATATTTATTTCTCAAACTAGGGGTAACCAATAACCCTCAGGCTGTTTTCGGAGACGCTGTCGGCATTCCGACCCTTCCGTACAGCAGAAATGCAAAAGGAAACCCTAGCTATGAATGCAGCAGTAAAGCGACTCGACGTCATCTGTATTGGCCGGGTGGCAGTCGATCTCTATGCCCAGCAGATTGGCGCGAGGCTAGAAGATGTTGCCAGTTTTTCTAAATACCTGGGCGGCTCTTCCGGCAACGTTGCCTTCGGCACAGCCATTCAGGGATTAAAATCCGCGATGCTCGCTCGCGTAGGCGATGAGCATAATGGGCGTTTTTTACGTGAAACGCTGAGCCGTGCTGGCGTCGATACCGAATATTTAATAACAGATGAGCAGCGTCTGACGGCGTTAGTGATGCTGGGTATTAAAGATCAGGAGACGTTCCCGCTCATTTTTTACCGCGATAACTGCGCGGATATGGCTCTTGCGCCAGACGATATTAAAGAAGAGTACATTGCCTCTTCCCGGGCGCTGGCGATTACCGGCACTCACCTTTCGCACGCGAATACCCGTGAAGCGGTACTGAAAGCGCTGGAATATGCTCGCCGCCACGGCCTGCGTACCGCGCTGGATATCGATTATCGTCCGGTGCTGTGGGGACTCACCTCCTTGGGCGATGGTGAAACGCGTTTCGTTGAATCGGGCCAGGTGACCAGCCAGCTTCAGGAAGTGCTACATCTGTTCGATTTAGTGGTCGGTACAGAAGAAGAGTTTCATATTGCCGGAGGCAGCACCGACACTCTCACGGCGCTGAAAAACGTGCGCAATGCCACCAAAGCGACGCTGGTTTGCAAACGTGGTCCGATGGGCTGCGTGGTGCTGGAAGGCGCCATTCCTGATAGCTGGGATAGCGTACCGTTACAGCAAGGCGTGCGGGTCGATGTGCTCAACGTGCTGGGCGCTGGCGATGCCTTTATGTCCGGCCTGCTGCGCGGCTGGCTGAATGATGAAGGCTGGGTGCAGGCCTGCCGCTACGCTAACGCCTGCGGTGCGCTGGTCGTCTCTCGCCACGGCTGTGCGCCGGCAATGCCGACCAAAGTCGAGCTGGATGATTACCTGTCGCGGGCAGAATCCGTTCCGCGCCCGGATATCGACGATCGTCTCAACCATCTCCATCGCGTCACCAGCCGCCGTCAGGCGTGGCCGGAGCTGTGCATCTTCGCCTTTGACCATCGCAAGCAGTTGGCAGATCTGGCGCAGGAAACTGGGCGCGATGTCGCCTGCATCCCACAGCTGAAGCTATTGCTGCTGACGGCCGCGGAAAGCGCAGCTAAAGAAGCCGGTCTTGATGGACGCAGCGGTATCCTCGCCGATGGCACCTACGGTCAAAGCTCACTGAATGCCATCACCGGCAAGGGCTGGTGGATCGGTCGGCCGATTGAGATGCCAAGCTCGCGTCCGCTGCGCCTGGAACATGGCAACATCGGTTCCCAGCTGATCGACTGGCCGCTGGAGCACGTGGTGAAATGCCTGGTCTTCTATCATCCGGCTGACCCGGCTGAGCTGCGCGCCGAGCAGGATGCGCTGCTGCTGGAAGTCTGGCAGGCATGCAACAAGTCCGGACATGAACTGCTGCTGGAAATTATCCTGCCGGAGAACGGCCCGGATAAAGATGAGCGCCATTACCACGATATGCTGGAGCACTTCTATAAGTTGGGTATTCAGCCAGACTGGTGGAAGCTGCCGCCGCTGTCGAGCGCTCAGTGGGAGAAAATCAGCAAGCTGATCGAACGTGAAGACCGCTGGTGCCGTGGGATCCTGATCCTCGGTCTGGATGCGCCATCGGATCGTCTGCGCGCTGGTTTTGCCGAAGCCGCGAAGCACCCGATGATCAAAGGCTTTGCCGTCGGCCGCACCATCTTTGGCCAACCTTCACGCCGCTGGATGCAGGGAGAGCTCAGCGACGATGCGCTGATTGATGAAGTGAAACGTAACTACCTCACGCTTATCGGCTACTGGCGCGAAGCCCGCGGCTGATTCTGACCCGGCCCGCATTTTCTCTCGAAGATGCGGGCTTTTTTCTGGATCTTCGTGAAATGAATCGCGTATTTCATTGCAACGAATGAAAAATTCGCTTCATTTGATACACTGGAAATAATATTCCTTTTATTTTCTTAGAGCGCAATCTATGGCCAATAATCCGACCCAACTTACCATCTTGCAGGATGAAATCAGGCGTCGCTACGACACATTAAGCAAACGCCTGAAACAAGTCGCCCGTTATATTCTGGATAACAGTAATAGCGTGGCTTTCGACACCGTGGCCTCTATCGCGCAACAAGCTGACGTACCTCCTTCAACGCTAATTCGCTTCGCTAACGCCTTCGGTTTCAGCGGCTTTAACGAAATGAAGCAGATGTTCAAGCAGCATCTGATGGAAGAAACGGCTAACTACACCGAGCGTGCCCGTCTGTTCCGCCAGACCACGACGGATGATTCTTCCCCGCCGGAAACGCCGACCGAAATCCTCAATATGTTCACGATGGTTAATACGCAGGCGCTACAGCAGCTGGCGATGCAGACCTCCGGTGACGATTTGCAGCGCGCGGTGGCATTGCTGGCGGAAGCAGAAAATATCTATGTTATCGGCCTGCGCCGTTCCTTTAGCGTCGCCTCCTACCTGACCTACGCGCTGCGCCATCTGGATCGTAAAGCGTTTCTGATCGATGGCCTGGGCGGCATGTTCACCGAGCAGTTAAGCCTGGTAGGGCCGAAAGATGTGGTTGTCGCAGTGAGCTTCTCGCCTTATGCCCGTGAAGTGGTTGAGCTGGTTGAGCTCGGCGCTCAGCGTAAAGCCCGGCAGATAGCGATTACCGACAGCCAGGTCAGCCCGCTGGCGGCCTTCAGCGACGTGTGCTTTGTGGTACGCGAGGCGCAGGTTGATGGTTTCCGTTCGCAGGTGGCATCGCTGTGTCTGGCCCAGACGCTGGCGGTTTCTCTGGCGCTAAACAGCAGCAAAGATTCAGAAACGAAACAGCTGGCTTAACCGTTTAATCATTCCCGGATGGCACGGTCCCCTTCCCGGAGGCGGCGCGTTGCGCCTGTCCGGGCTACCAGTTCTCAGGCGGTTGTGAACTTGTAGCCCGGCTAAGCGCAGCGCGAGCCAGGGATGTCTGATTTCTGCCACAAGTGCTAAATGAAAGGCCGGTTAGCATCGCTAACCGGCCTTTTTATCATTAATACAGGTCAATCGTGGCGAGGATACTCAGGGCTGTTGATCCATGCGTGATCTTCTTCCCAGGTAAACAACCACTTGCGGTCCGGTCCGGCCATGACGTTCAGATAATAGCTGTCATAACCGGCGATGGTGGCGACCGGATGATAGCCTCGCGGCACCATCACCACATCGTGGTTGTAAGGAGCCATGCAGGCATCCAGGCTGCGGTCATCGGTGTAAACGCGCTGGAGCGCAAAACCCTGCGGCGGATCGAAACGGTGATAATAGGTCTCTTCCAGGTGGGTTTCCTGGCCCGGCAGCGCCGTATCGTGCTTATGCGACGGCCATGAGCTGGTGGCACCCTCATCGGTATACACTTCCACCACCAGCAGGCAGTCCGCCTGCGCATTGTCCGGCAGAATGTTGTGCACCAGACGCTGGTTGCGCCCTTTACCGCGGTGCTCCACACCCACATCCTGCGGGGAAATCACCCGCGCGGGAAGCGTGCCTTTACCCGGTGCGCTGCATACGGCGAGCTCAAGATCGGAATCGGCCGTCACTTCAACTTTATCCTGCGGCGGCACATAGACAGACCACGGCGGCGTACGCTCAAACGGCGACATACGCTGGCCGAGATTCGGAAAATCGGCCTTCGTGGTTTTTACCGAAGCCAGCCCGGCGACCAGCACCAGGCACAGCTCGCGATCGCCGCTTTCCAGCGTAATGGTTTGCCCTTTTTTTAACATCCAGGCATCAAAGCCAACGTAGCGCCACCCCGCGCTCTGCGGGGTGATATGCTGGATTTGCCCTTCTTGTTTTGCTTTAGCCAGTAAAGACATGGCGTTCTCCTTCGCCGATTAACCTAACGTCGGCATGCTGAACTCAGATACGGTTTGCTGACCTTGCGGCCAACGGACGGTGGCGGTTTTCATTCGTGTATAGAAACGCACACCATCCGGCCCATGCACGTTCAGTGCACCAAATACGGAGCGTTTCCAGCCGCCAAAACTGTGGAAGGCCATCGGAACAGGAACCGGGACGTTGACCCCAACCATTCCGGCCTGGACATCATGTACAAACTCACGCGCGGTGTGGCCGTTGCTGGTAAAGACGGCGCTGCCGTTGCCGAATTCATGGCTGTTCACCAGCTCAAGCGCACTGTGGTAATCCGCTACGCGGACAATACCTAACACAGGCCCAAAGATCTCTTCACGCCAGATAGTCATCTCCGGCGTCACGTGGTCGAATAGCGTTCCGCCAACGTAGTAACCCTCTTCAAACCCGGGAACCCGCAGCTTACGGCCGTCGACGACCAGCGTTGCCCCTTCACTGGCACCTTTATCGATATAGCCCAGCACTTTTTTCTGATGAGTGTCGGAGACAACCGGCCCCATTTCGTTCTCTTCTTTGCCGCGCATACAGCCAGGTCCGACCTTCAGCGATTCCACCAGCGGCGTCAGGCGCGCAATCAGCTTATCTGCCGTTTCATCGCCCACAGCAACGACGACCGGCAGCGCCATGCAGCGCTCGCCTGCGGAACCAAATGCGCCGCCCATAATGGCATTGACGGTGGCATCAAGGTCCGCGTCCGGCATGACGATAGCGTGGTTTTTCGCCGCGCCAAATGCCTGAACCCGCTTACCATAAGCGCTAGCCGTTTTATAAATATGCTCTGCCACGCCGGAAGAGCCGACAAAGCTCACCGCCGCAATACGCGAGTCCCTATACAGCTGCTCGGCATCTTCATTGCTGCAGTGCACCACGTTAAAGACGCCATCCGGCAGGCCCGCTTCCTTCAGCAGTTCCGCCATGCGCACCGCTGCGGTAGGCGCCAGGGCCGGCGGCTTGAGGATAAAGCTATTTCCACAGGCCAGCGCCAACGGGAACATCCACATTGGCACCATTGCCGGGAAGTTAAATGGTGTAATCCCTGCCACCACGCCAAGCGGCTGCATCAGAGAGTAACAGTCTACTCCGGTACCTACATCTGATGAGAACTCGCCCTTAATCAGATGCGGAATGCCGCAAGCAAACTCGACGACTTCCATACCGCGAGTCAGTTCACCCATAGCGTCAGAGAACACTTTACCGTGTTCACTAACGATAATCCCCGCCAGCTCTTCAGCATGCTGTTCAAGCAGCATTTTAAAATTGAACATCACGCGGGCGCGGCGCAGTGGTGTGGTACGCGACCAGCTTTCGAAAGCATCACGCGCAACCTGAATGGCATCAGAAACTTCCTGCTCGGTCGATAACGTGACTTCGCGGACCACTTTGCCCGTTGCGGGGTCGAATACCGGCATCGTCTTATTGCTGCCGCTGGTAACGGTTTTCCCGCCAATAAAGTTTCCTGTGATAGTCATGCTCTCGCCTCATAGTATGGGGTGTCGGGGCCAACGCAGTACGGCCCATTGCTGGATCTGCTGTGCTATAACCGTAGTAAAATGAAATTAATATTTCAATATTTGCGTATAATGAAATTCTATTTTGGTGATGATGGTCGCACTTTCTTGTAAGAAAGTGTCGCCTTACAGGCTAAACCACAACTGAAAGAGATTAGACGTAGAGCCTCCTGGAAACAGAAGTCATAAAAACACACCAGCAAACTATTTTGCGAGTCGGCTCAAAAAACCACCATTTCACTCATTGCTAATTTTGGAATAAACGTTTTGACTAAGGGGCAATCGAACGAACCCGATCCATCTTGTGTCAGGAGAGTCAAATGGCTATCGCACAGCAGCGTTTCTGTATCAATCGCAAGATCGCCCCCTCACTCAGTATTGAAGCCTTCTTCCGCCTGGTGAACAGCCTGGGGTTGAATAAGGTCGAGCTACGTAACGATCTTCCCAGCGGAAAAGTGATCGACGATCTCACCCCTCAGCAGGTTCGTGAACTGGCGGATCGCTACCATATTGAGATCCTCACCATCAACGCTGTCTACCCTTTCAACTGTCGCACCGAAGAGGTTCGCAGCCTGACGGAGTCGCTGTTGAAAGAGGCGAAAGCCGTTGGCGCGAAATCGCTGGTGCTGTGCCCGCTGAATGATGGCACCGAGGTTCCGGCGAGCGAGACGCTCAACGCCCTGCGCGATCTGGCGCCGTTATTTGCCTTCTACGGTATTCACGGGCTGGTTGAACCGCTCGGCTTCCCGCAAAGTTCGCTGCGCTCCTCAGCGCAGGCGCAAACGCTGATTCACGATGCGCGCGTGCCGTTTAAGCTGCTGATCGATACCTTCCACCACCATCTTTATCCTCAGGCTGATGAAGAGTTCGCTCAGGTAGATATGGCAGAGATTGGCCTGGTACATCTTTCCGGCGTTGAGGACACCCGCCCCCGCGAGACGCTGACGGATAACGAACGCATCATGCTGACGCCGAAGGATCAGCTACAAAGCTGTGAGCAGGTGAAGAATCTGGAAGCGCGCGGCTACCAGGGCGTGTATGCCTTCGAACCTTTCTCGCCTGAGCTGGCAAACTGGAGCGAAGACGACATCCGCCGCGAAATAGAACAGAGCATCGACTTAATTCAGCGCCACTGCGCCTGAAGTGAGTCAGTGCCAGCGTGCGTGATTTCTCCCTCCATTTGTGGTCAGGTTGCCTATACTCGCAGCAGGATAAATGGAGAAATCGATCATGAGTTCACCTCTGCTGATTGCACGCACGCTGGAAAAACAGCTGTATTTATTGCCCGCGATGGCCAACCGTCACGGCCTGATTACCGGCGCCACCGGGACCGGTAAAACCGTCACCCTGCAAAAGCTGGCGGAGTCTTTCTCAGAAATTGGCGTTCCGGTGTTTATGGC
This Klebsiella sp. RHBSTW-00484 DNA region includes the following protein-coding sequences:
- the iolE gene encoding myo-inosose-2 dehydratase produces the protein MNKDNVKLAIAPIGWTNDDMPELGSENTFQQIVSEMALAGFTGSEVGSKYPRDPAVLKPMLDIRGIQICNAWFSTFFADGQREKTIDEFVNHMNFLHAMGAKVIGCSEQSGSIQGLEKPILGNAKPCFSEQEWQQVAEGYNTLGRLAAEKGMQVCLHHHMGTGIQTTEEIDKFMSLVDDKVFLLYDTGHAWYSEGGEEPMLAILKKYLPRINHVHLKDVRPPVIEQVRREGLSFLDGVKKGTFTVPGDGVIDFRPVFKLLDEHGYKGWMVVEAEQDPALANPFEYAVKARKYIRETAGI
- a CDS encoding sugar phosphate isomerase/epimerase family protein; protein product: MKIAFDVDVIKDLGVTRMVHQVAEWGYKYIEQSPHPQINPFYKHPRASREIMAEYKQALRETGVELSSFICVYRWSGPDELRRQAAVKNWKRLIEIAVEMGVQVINTEFSGDPNQPEICDEMFYRSMEELLPIFEREGIRVEIQAHPWDFCEENNETVDIVKSFRSDNVKYVYSVPHTFFYDKGVGDVEKMLRYAGSDLSHVLIADTRNHTKHCRYIVNPPGVDAVVHQHVGVGEGDVDFDALFRTLRDMKFAEQTFKVGGEPIVATSLFGYPEKMKYQAVETRELIERELLRR
- a CDS encoding Gfo/Idh/MocA family protein, which produces MSLKLGVIGAGAIGKEHIRRCTQVLQGATVVAVSDINEENARASVALPGVHAEVYADGHDVIKASDVDAILVTSWDPTHEEYTLAAIAAGKPVFCEKPLAMSAEGCRRIVDAEMKAGRRLVQVGFMRPYDEGYLALKKVIDDGDIGAPLMLRCAHRNQSVGENYTTDMAITNTLIHELDVLRWLLDDDYLSVQVRFPRSTSHTHARLKDPQIVSFETKKGTLIDVEVFVNCQYGYDIQCEVVGETGIARLPEPSAVQMRKSANLSTAILVDWKDRFIKAYDVELQAFINDVQAGQLHGPSAWDGYAASVAADACIKAQGTSEPVKVTLPECPAFYKS
- the iolD gene encoding 3D-(3,5/4)-trihydroxycyclohexane-1,2-dione acylhydrolase (decyclizing) produces the protein MGKLRLTMAQALVKFLDNQYLEVDGEEHKFVKGIFAIFGHGNVLGLGQALEQDSGEMRVYQGRNEQGMAHAATGFARQSLRRQIIACTSSIGPGAANMITAAATATANRIPLLLLPGDVFATRQPDPVLQQIEQSHDLSITTNDAFRAVSKYWDRITRPEQLMSACVSAMRVLTDPAETGAVTLCLPQDVQGEAWDYPESFFTRRVHRLDRRPASAAQLADAVAAIKASRKPLIVCGGGVKYSGAGEALTRFAERYGVPFAETQAGKGSVVSSHPFNVGGVGETGCLAANLLAKEADLVIGLGTRFSDFTTSSKWIFQHPGVRFLNINVSNFDAWKLDGIPMLADAREALDALDDALSGDTWQAAWGEQIESVQSRQLKETQRVYQAVWQEKSFVPEIDDHLDRESVYREFRQITDSTLTQSSVLGVLNETLPADAVIVAAAGSLPGDLQRVWRNRATNTYHVEYGYSCMGYEVSAALGVKLAQPQSEVYSLVGDGSFMMLHSELVTSLQERAKINIVLLDNMANGCINNLQMEHGMDSFGTEFRFRCAESGQLQGGLVPVDFATVASGYGCKTWRVTTLDELRHALDAARRETVSTLIDIKVLPKTMVHKYGSWWNVGVAQSALSERIRKVAEMINEKRAQARDY
- a CDS encoding bifunctional 5-dehydro-2-deoxygluconokinase/5-dehydro-2-deoxyphosphogluconate aldolase; translated protein: MNAAVKRLDVICIGRVAVDLYAQQIGARLEDVASFSKYLGGSSGNVAFGTAIQGLKSAMLARVGDEHNGRFLRETLSRAGVDTEYLITDEQRLTALVMLGIKDQETFPLIFYRDNCADMALAPDDIKEEYIASSRALAITGTHLSHANTREAVLKALEYARRHGLRTALDIDYRPVLWGLTSLGDGETRFVESGQVTSQLQEVLHLFDLVVGTEEEFHIAGGSTDTLTALKNVRNATKATLVCKRGPMGCVVLEGAIPDSWDSVPLQQGVRVDVLNVLGAGDAFMSGLLRGWLNDEGWVQACRYANACGALVVSRHGCAPAMPTKVELDDYLSRAESVPRPDIDDRLNHLHRVTSRRQAWPELCIFAFDHRKQLADLAQETGRDVACIPQLKLLLLTAAESAAKEAGLDGRSGILADGTYGQSSLNAITGKGWWIGRPIEMPSSRPLRLEHGNIGSQLIDWPLEHVVKCLVFYHPADPAELRAEQDALLLEVWQACNKSGHELLLEIILPENGPDKDERHYHDMLEHFYKLGIQPDWWKLPPLSSAQWEKISKLIEREDRWCRGILILGLDAPSDRLRAGFAEAAKHPMIKGFAVGRTIFGQPSRRWMQGELSDDALIDEVKRNYLTLIGYWREARG
- a CDS encoding MurR/RpiR family transcriptional regulator codes for the protein MANNPTQLTILQDEIRRRYDTLSKRLKQVARYILDNSNSVAFDTVASIAQQADVPPSTLIRFANAFGFSGFNEMKQMFKQHLMEETANYTERARLFRQTTTDDSSPPETPTEILNMFTMVNTQALQQLAMQTSGDDLQRAVALLAEAENIYVIGLRRSFSVASYLTYALRHLDRKAFLIDGLGGMFTEQLSLVGPKDVVVAVSFSPYAREVVELVELGAQRKARQIAITDSQVSPLAAFSDVCFVVREAQVDGFRSQVASLCLAQTLAVSLALNSSKDSETKQLA
- the iolB gene encoding 5-deoxy-glucuronate isomerase, translated to MSLLAKAKQEGQIQHITPQSAGWRYVGFDAWMLKKGQTITLESGDRELCLVLVAGLASVKTTKADFPNLGQRMSPFERTPPWSVYVPPQDKVEVTADSDLELAVCSAPGKGTLPARVISPQDVGVEHRGKGRNQRLVHNILPDNAQADCLLVVEVYTDEGATSSWPSHKHDTALPGQETHLEETYYHRFDPPQGFALQRVYTDDRSLDACMAPYNHDVVMVPRGYHPVATIAGYDSYYLNVMAGPDRKWLFTWEEDHAWINSPEYPRHD
- a CDS encoding CoA-acylating methylmalonate-semialdehyde dehydrogenase, which translates into the protein MTITGNFIGGKTVTSGSNKTMPVFDPATGKVVREVTLSTEQEVSDAIQVARDAFESWSRTTPLRRARVMFNFKMLLEQHAEELAGIIVSEHGKVFSDAMGELTRGMEVVEFACGIPHLIKGEFSSDVGTGVDCYSLMQPLGVVAGITPFNFPAMVPMWMFPLALACGNSFILKPPALAPTAAVRMAELLKEAGLPDGVFNVVHCSNEDAEQLYRDSRIAAVSFVGSSGVAEHIYKTASAYGKRVQAFGAAKNHAIVMPDADLDATVNAIMGGAFGSAGERCMALPVVVAVGDETADKLIARLTPLVESLKVGPGCMRGKEENEMGPVVSDTHQKKVLGYIDKGASEGATLVVDGRKLRVPGFEEGYYVGGTLFDHVTPEMTIWREEIFGPVLGIVRVADYHSALELVNSHEFGNGSAVFTSNGHTAREFVHDVQAGMVGVNVPVPVPMAFHSFGGWKRSVFGALNVHGPDGVRFYTRMKTATVRWPQGQQTVSEFSMPTLG